The following coding sequences are from one Anguilla anguilla isolate fAngAng1 chromosome 12, fAngAng1.pri, whole genome shotgun sequence window:
- the rnf7 gene encoding RING-box protein 2 isoform X2 — protein sequence MPSSIDMAEMDDGDDSSLVHTHTGTSGSKSGGDKMFSLKKWNAVAMWSWDVECDTCAICRVQMPVYVVKPRINRRTVSWCGESVITPSTTAACLFG from the exons ATGCCCTCTTCCATTGATATGGCGGAGATGGATGACGGAGACGACTCGAGTTTGGTTCATACGCATACTGGCACTTCTGGGTCGAAATCTGGAGGAgacaaaatgttttccctgaagaaATGGAATGCTGTAGCAATGTGGAGCTGGGACGTCGAGTGCGATACCTGCGCCATTTGCAGAGTGCAA ATGCCTGTCTACGTTGTCAAGCCGAGAATAAACAGGAGGACTGTGTCG TGGTGTGGGGAGAGTGTAATCACTCCTTCCACAACTGCTGCATGTCTCTTTGGGTGA
- the rnf7 gene encoding RING-box protein 2 isoform X1 — translation MPSSIDMAEMDDGDDSSLVHTHTGTSGSKSGGDKMFSLKKWNAVAMWSWDVECDTCAICRVQVMDACLRCQAENKQEDCVVVWGECNHSFHNCCMSLWVKQNNRCPLCQQDWVVQRIGK, via the exons ATGCCCTCTTCCATTGATATGGCGGAGATGGATGACGGAGACGACTCGAGTTTGGTTCATACGCATACTGGCACTTCTGGGTCGAAATCTGGAGGAgacaaaatgttttccctgaagaaATGGAATGCTGTAGCAATGTGGAGCTGGGACGTCGAGTGCGATACCTGCGCCATTTGCAGAGTGCAAGTTATGG ATGCCTGTCTACGTTGTCAAGCCGAGAATAAACAGGAGGACTGTGTCG TGGTGTGGGGAGAGTGTAATCACTCCTTCCACAACTGCTGCATGTCTCTTTGGGTGAAGCAGAACAACCGCTGTCCTTTATGTCAACAAGACTGGGTGGTGCAAAGGATTGGGAAGTGa
- the atp1b3b gene encoding sodium/potassium-transporting ATPase subunit beta-3b isoform X2, with protein sequence MSNKEEKPEDQNQSSWKEFFYNPRTGEFIGRTASSWALIILFYLVFYGFLAGMFSLTMWVMLQTLDDYTPKYRDRVSNPGLVIRPKYMDIVFNRTDPLNYRKYVQHLESFLQQYNDTEQEKNELCVAGKYFEQDEEPVKKACQFKRNFLRQCSGLSDTTFGYAEGKPCVLVKMNRIIGLKPKGEPYISCNQKTEGTLQILYFPSEGKFDKMYFPYYGKKAHPNYVQPLVAVKLLLGKENYDEEISIECKIEGTDLKNNDERDKFLGRVVFRVKVTE encoded by the exons ATGTCGAACAAAGAGGAAAAACCAGAAGATCAAAACCAGTCCAGTTGGAAAGAATTTTTCTACAATCCAAGGACTGGAGAGTTCATTGGTCGTACCGCCAGCAGTTGGG cCCTCATCATCCTCTTCTATTTGGTCTTCTATGGCTTCCTGGCGGGAATGTTCTCCCTCACGATGTGGGTCATGCTGCAGACCCTGGATGACTACACTCCGAAGTACCGGGACCGAGTCTCTAACCCAG GACTGGTAATTAGGCCTAAGTACATGGACATTGTCTTCAACCGGACAGATCCTTTAAATTATCGAAAGTACGTCCAGCACCTGGAGTCCTTCCTGCAAC AATACAAtgacacagagcaggagaagAACGAGCTGTGTGTGGCGGGGAAGTACTTTGAGCAGGACGAGGAGCCGGTGAAGAAGGCGTGTCAGTTCAAGCGCAATTTCCTCAGACAGTGCTCCGGCCTGTCAGACACCACGTTCGGCTACGCCGAGGGCAAGCCCTGCGTCCTGGTCAAGATGAACAGA ATTATTGGGTTGAAGCCAAAAGGCGAACCGTATATAAGCTGCAATCAAAAG ACAGAAGGCACCTTGCAGATACTGTATTTCCCCAGCGAGGGGAAGTTCGATAAGATGTACTTTCCTTATTATGGGAAAAAAGCCCAC ccaaaTTATGTTCAGCCTCTGGTCGCAGTTAAGCTGCTGCTGGGGAAGGAGAACTACGACGAGGAGATCAGCATCGAGTGCAAGATCGAGGGCACCGACCTGAAGAACAACGACGAGCGGGACAAGTTCCTGGGGCGCGTGGTGTTCAGAGTGAAAGTGACAGAGTAG
- the atp1b3b gene encoding sodium/potassium-transporting ATPase subunit beta-3b isoform X1, whose protein sequence is MNLYLRKFIPKNIAYLEKGSVHEAGSLGLKEVAWSKYSPTSASLIILFYLVFYGFLAGMFSLTMWVMLQTLDDYTPKYRDRVSNPGLVIRPKYMDIVFNRTDPLNYRKYVQHLESFLQQYNDTEQEKNELCVAGKYFEQDEEPVKKACQFKRNFLRQCSGLSDTTFGYAEGKPCVLVKMNRIIGLKPKGEPYISCNQKTEGTLQILYFPSEGKFDKMYFPYYGKKAHPNYVQPLVAVKLLLGKENYDEEISIECKIEGTDLKNNDERDKFLGRVVFRVKVTE, encoded by the exons ATGAACCTTTACTTGAGAAAATTTATCCCAAAAAATATCGCTTATCTTGAGAAGGGCTCTGTGCACGAGGCTGGGAGCCTGGGACTGAAGGAGGTGGCATGGTCTAAGTATAGCCCTACGTCGGCAT cCCTCATCATCCTCTTCTATTTGGTCTTCTATGGCTTCCTGGCGGGAATGTTCTCCCTCACGATGTGGGTCATGCTGCAGACCCTGGATGACTACACTCCGAAGTACCGGGACCGAGTCTCTAACCCAG GACTGGTAATTAGGCCTAAGTACATGGACATTGTCTTCAACCGGACAGATCCTTTAAATTATCGAAAGTACGTCCAGCACCTGGAGTCCTTCCTGCAAC AATACAAtgacacagagcaggagaagAACGAGCTGTGTGTGGCGGGGAAGTACTTTGAGCAGGACGAGGAGCCGGTGAAGAAGGCGTGTCAGTTCAAGCGCAATTTCCTCAGACAGTGCTCCGGCCTGTCAGACACCACGTTCGGCTACGCCGAGGGCAAGCCCTGCGTCCTGGTCAAGATGAACAGA ATTATTGGGTTGAAGCCAAAAGGCGAACCGTATATAAGCTGCAATCAAAAG ACAGAAGGCACCTTGCAGATACTGTATTTCCCCAGCGAGGGGAAGTTCGATAAGATGTACTTTCCTTATTATGGGAAAAAAGCCCAC ccaaaTTATGTTCAGCCTCTGGTCGCAGTTAAGCTGCTGCTGGGGAAGGAGAACTACGACGAGGAGATCAGCATCGAGTGCAAGATCGAGGGCACCGACCTGAAGAACAACGACGAGCGGGACAAGTTCCTGGGGCGCGTGGTGTTCAGAGTGAAAGTGACAGAGTAG